Proteins from a genomic interval of Burkholderia cepacia GG4:
- a CDS encoding efflux RND transporter periplasmic adaptor subunit has translation MNRSGSRAALLIGAALVLAACHPKEAAPPAPRPVVALPAHADGAAAAATLPGEIQPRYATPLSFRIAGKIVERKVRLGDTVKAGQVVALLDPSDVEKNAASAQAQLDAASHSLAFAKQQLDRDRAQARENLIATAQLEQTENSYTSALAQRDQAQQQLALAKNQLRYATLVADHAGTITAEQADTGQNVSAGQAVYQLAWSGDVDVVSDVPEAALASLAPGHAASVTLPSLPGRAFAAKVREIAPAADPQSRTYRVKLTLAAPDPAVRLGMTANVAFDGMASAGNAPSITLPATALFHDGPHPAVWVVRTKDDTLELRRVDVARFNERTVTVAHGLQPGERVVLQGVHTVSAGEKVRAVAPLHPEDVAS, from the coding sequence GTGAATCGCTCCGGTTCCCGCGCCGCGCTGCTGATCGGCGCAGCGCTCGTCCTCGCCGCCTGTCACCCGAAGGAAGCCGCGCCGCCCGCGCCGCGCCCGGTCGTCGCGCTGCCCGCGCACGCCGACGGCGCCGCGGCCGCCGCCACGCTGCCCGGCGAGATCCAGCCACGCTATGCGACGCCACTGTCGTTCCGCATCGCGGGCAAGATCGTCGAGCGCAAGGTGCGGCTCGGCGATACGGTCAAGGCCGGCCAGGTCGTCGCGCTGCTCGATCCGTCCGACGTCGAGAAGAACGCCGCGAGCGCGCAGGCGCAGCTCGATGCGGCGTCGCACAGCCTCGCGTTCGCGAAGCAGCAGCTCGACCGCGATCGCGCGCAGGCGCGCGAGAACCTGATCGCGACCGCGCAGCTCGAACAGACCGAAAACAGCTACACCTCGGCGCTCGCGCAGCGCGACCAGGCTCAGCAGCAGCTCGCGCTCGCGAAGAACCAGCTCCGCTATGCGACGCTCGTCGCCGATCACGCGGGCACCATCACCGCCGAACAGGCCGACACGGGCCAGAACGTGTCGGCCGGCCAGGCCGTCTACCAGCTCGCGTGGTCCGGCGACGTCGACGTCGTCAGCGACGTGCCCGAGGCCGCGCTCGCGTCGCTCGCGCCCGGTCACGCGGCGAGCGTCACGCTGCCGTCGCTGCCGGGCCGCGCGTTCGCGGCGAAGGTGCGCGAAATCGCGCCGGCCGCCGATCCGCAAAGCCGCACCTATCGCGTGAAGCTCACGCTCGCCGCACCCGACCCGGCCGTCCGCCTCGGCATGACCGCGAACGTCGCGTTCGACGGCATGGCGTCCGCGGGCAACGCGCCGAGCATCACGCTGCCCGCGACCGCACTGTTCCACGACGGCCCGCATCCGGCCGTATGGGTCGTGCGCACAAAGGACGACACGCTTGAGCTGCGCCGCGTCGACGTCGCGCGCTTCAACGAGCGCACCGTCACCGTGGCGCACGGGCTGCAGCCCGGCGAGCGCGTCGTGCTGCAGGGCGTGCATACGGTCAGCGCGGGCGAGAAGGTACGCGCGGTCGCGCCGCTGCATCCGGAGGACGTCGCGTCATGA
- a CDS encoding sugar phosphate isomerase/epimerase family protein, translating into MADIVIVASAFGMDRVRQEGHRAFIATAAASGATGFEVRRELFASDDDATPGALAALGTELAAHGLWSVYSTPAMLYTETGALDADTLRDTLVEADALGARFVKFQLGGFAGDAHAAEIVALSRGARARVVVENGQLPVGGALAQFRGLFDALSQAGMPDALGMTFDIGNWQWPGEAPLACAQALAPHVEYIHCKAVEGEGARRFAVAPAPGDPLVTGVLAALPQAAPRGIEFPFDAADLAGDAGRRVAWLAAA; encoded by the coding sequence ATGGCAGACATCGTGATCGTGGCGAGCGCATTCGGGATGGACCGCGTGCGTCAGGAGGGCCACCGTGCATTCATCGCGACCGCGGCGGCGTCCGGCGCGACCGGCTTCGAGGTGCGGCGCGAGCTGTTCGCGTCGGACGACGACGCGACGCCCGGCGCGCTGGCCGCGCTCGGTACCGAACTCGCCGCGCACGGACTGTGGTCGGTCTATTCGACGCCGGCCATGCTGTATACGGAAACGGGCGCGCTCGACGCCGACACGTTGCGCGACACGCTCGTGGAAGCCGACGCGCTCGGCGCGCGCTTCGTCAAATTCCAGCTCGGCGGCTTCGCCGGCGACGCGCATGCGGCCGAGATCGTCGCGCTGTCGCGCGGTGCGCGGGCCCGCGTGGTGGTCGAGAACGGCCAGCTGCCGGTGGGCGGCGCGCTCGCGCAGTTCCGCGGACTGTTCGACGCGCTGAGCCAGGCGGGCATGCCGGATGCGCTCGGCATGACGTTCGACATCGGCAACTGGCAGTGGCCCGGCGAAGCGCCGCTCGCATGCGCCCAGGCGCTGGCGCCGCATGTCGAATACATTCATTGCAAGGCCGTCGAAGGCGAGGGTGCGCGCCGATTCGCGGTGGCGCCCGCGCCGGGCGATCCACTCGTCACGGGCGTGCTCGCGGCCCTGCCGCAAGCGGCGCCGCGCGGCATCGAGTTTCCGTTCGATGCGGCCGACCTGGCGGGCGATGCCGGCCGCCGAGTCGCGTGGCTCGCCGCCGCGTGA
- a CDS encoding LysR family transcriptional regulator → MTPDQLITFAAVAEHLNISHAAVALHLSQPAVSGQLRLLQDEFGEPLYQRDGRGIRLTPVGEQLAQYAKAQRDTFAQARAFRDAVRGLDAGTLRIGASTTPASYLLPYLIAAFQPRAPRVAIQTMSGNTADVVAALASLDIAMIEGPPGEALPPGTAVHAWHEDEIVAIVPSGHPLAAPDYAAGVTLDALAAHPLVLREEGSGVRQLVERAFAHGGAPMRVAFEIAGVEAVKEAVRAGMGVGFVSAMSLRHQDAALVPRSLAPAPLTRHFSILVPHGAAPSRVAAQFLDMSLTHDAG, encoded by the coding sequence ATGACCCCGGATCAACTGATAACGTTCGCGGCTGTCGCCGAACATCTGAACATCAGCCACGCCGCCGTGGCGCTGCATCTGTCGCAGCCGGCCGTGTCGGGCCAACTGCGCCTGCTGCAGGACGAGTTCGGCGAGCCGCTGTACCAGCGCGACGGCCGTGGCATCCGCCTGACGCCGGTCGGCGAGCAGCTTGCGCAGTACGCGAAGGCGCAGCGCGACACGTTCGCGCAGGCACGCGCGTTTCGCGATGCGGTGCGCGGGCTCGATGCCGGCACGCTGCGAATCGGCGCAAGCACGACGCCCGCCAGCTATCTGCTGCCGTACCTGATCGCGGCGTTTCAGCCGCGCGCGCCGCGCGTGGCGATCCAGACGATGAGCGGCAACACCGCCGACGTGGTCGCCGCGCTGGCGTCGCTCGACATCGCGATGATCGAAGGCCCGCCCGGCGAGGCGCTGCCGCCCGGCACCGCCGTGCATGCATGGCACGAGGACGAGATCGTCGCGATCGTGCCGAGCGGGCATCCGCTCGCGGCACCCGACTACGCTGCCGGCGTCACGCTCGATGCACTTGCCGCGCATCCGCTCGTGCTGCGCGAGGAGGGCTCCGGCGTGCGGCAGCTCGTCGAACGCGCGTTCGCGCATGGCGGCGCGCCGATGCGCGTCGCGTTCGAGATCGCGGGGGTGGAGGCTGTGAAGGAGGCCGTGCGCGCGGGGATGGGCGTCGGGTTCGTGTCAGCGATGTCGCTGCGTCACCAGGACGCGGCGCTCGTGCCGCGCTCGCTGGCCCCTGCGCCGCTCACGCGCCATTTCTCGATTCTGGTGCCGCACGGCGCCGCGCCGTCGCGCGTGGCCGCCCAGTTCCTCGACATGAGCCTCACGCACGACGCCGGATAA
- a CDS encoding ClcB-like voltage-gated chloride channel protein gives MLSFLLKLRTRAQTLFRLSDAHTMLIWSAVVGVGGAFATMAFREGIDLMQRLISGHSGSFVQMAKSLPWYVRFWMPAVGGFLAGGVLLLATRGDKKSGKTDYMEAVALGDGIVPVRQSLWRSVSSLLTIGSGGSIGREGPMVQLAALAASLVGRFVHFDPPRLRLLVACGAAAGITSAYNAPIAGAFFVSEIVLGTIAMESFGPMVVASVVANIVMREFAGYRPPYEMPVFPAVTGPEVLLFVVLGALCGVLAPQFLHLLDASKNQFKRLPVPLPVRLALGGLVVGVISVWIPDVWGNGYSVVNHILHAPWTWQALVAVLVFKVIATAATAGSGAVGGVFTPTLFVGAVFGSLFGLAMNMLWPGHTSAYFAYAMVGMGAFMAGATQAPLMAILMIFEMTLSYQVVLPLLVSCVFAYFVARATGTTSMYEITLRHHQDAQERLRLRTTQMRELIQPAETVVPLTASVADMTRVFLEYPVKYLYVTDDTGRFRGAVALKDITSDLLDKRDTTDKTAAHYTHTPFPLLTPDMPLATALERFMAFQGERLPVIESEAEPTLAGVVYKTSLLDAYRRMTGER, from the coding sequence GTGCTCTCGTTCCTGCTGAAGCTGCGCACTCGCGCCCAGACGCTGTTCCGCCTGTCGGACGCCCATACGATGCTGATCTGGTCGGCCGTCGTCGGCGTCGGCGGCGCCTTCGCCACCATGGCGTTCCGCGAAGGCATCGACCTGATGCAGCGCCTGATCTCGGGGCACAGCGGCAGCTTCGTGCAGATGGCGAAAAGCCTGCCGTGGTACGTGCGCTTCTGGATGCCGGCCGTGGGCGGCTTCCTCGCCGGCGGGGTGCTGCTGTTGGCGACGCGCGGCGATAAAAAATCCGGCAAGACCGACTACATGGAAGCCGTCGCGCTCGGCGACGGCATCGTGCCGGTACGGCAAAGCCTGTGGCGCAGCGTGTCGTCGCTGCTGACGATCGGCAGCGGCGGCTCGATCGGCCGCGAAGGCCCGATGGTGCAGCTCGCGGCGCTCGCCGCGTCGCTGGTCGGCCGCTTCGTGCACTTCGACCCGCCGCGCCTGCGCCTGCTCGTCGCGTGCGGCGCGGCGGCCGGGATCACGTCCGCGTACAACGCGCCGATCGCCGGCGCGTTCTTCGTGTCGGAAATCGTGCTCGGCACGATCGCGATGGAAAGCTTCGGGCCGATGGTCGTCGCGTCCGTGGTCGCCAACATCGTGATGCGGGAATTCGCCGGCTACCGGCCGCCGTACGAGATGCCGGTGTTCCCGGCCGTCACCGGCCCCGAGGTGCTGCTGTTCGTCGTGCTCGGCGCGCTGTGCGGCGTGCTCGCGCCGCAGTTCCTGCATCTGCTCGACGCGTCGAAGAACCAGTTCAAGCGGCTGCCCGTGCCGCTGCCGGTGCGGCTCGCGCTCGGCGGCCTCGTCGTCGGCGTGATCTCGGTGTGGATTCCGGATGTGTGGGGCAACGGCTACAGCGTCGTGAACCACATCCTGCATGCACCATGGACCTGGCAGGCGCTCGTCGCGGTGCTGGTGTTCAAGGTGATCGCGACCGCCGCGACGGCCGGCTCGGGCGCGGTCGGCGGCGTGTTCACGCCGACGCTGTTCGTCGGCGCCGTGTTCGGCTCGCTGTTCGGGCTCGCGATGAACATGCTGTGGCCCGGCCACACGTCCGCGTACTTCGCGTATGCGATGGTCGGGATGGGCGCGTTCATGGCCGGCGCCACGCAGGCGCCGCTGATGGCAATCCTGATGATCTTCGAGATGACGCTCAGCTACCAGGTCGTGCTGCCGCTGCTGGTGTCGTGCGTGTTCGCGTATTTCGTCGCGCGCGCGACCGGCACGACGTCGATGTACGAGATCACGCTGCGTCACCACCAGGACGCGCAGGAACGGCTGCGGCTGCGCACCACGCAGATGCGCGAGCTGATCCAGCCCGCCGAGACCGTCGTGCCGCTCACCGCGAGCGTCGCCGACATGACGCGCGTGTTTCTCGAGTATCCGGTGAAGTACCTGTACGTGACCGACGACACCGGGCGCTTCCGCGGCGCAGTCGCGCTGAAGGACATCACGTCCGACTTGCTCGACAAGCGCGACACGACCGACAAGACGGCCGCGCACTACACGCATACGCCGTTTCCGCTGCTCACGCCCGACATGCCACTCGCGACCGCACTCGAACGCTTCATGGCGTTCCAGGGCGAACGGCTGCCGGTGATCGAAAGCGAAGCCGAGCCGACGCTCGCGGGCGTCGTCTACAAGACGTCGCTGCTCGACGCGTACCGGCGGATGACGGGCGAGCGCTGA
- a CDS encoding sugar kinase, producing MKAALDVVTYGEAMAMFIAAEPGHLTHAQQFTKRIAGADLNVAIGLARLGFRVGWMSRVGRDSFGGYVLDTLAREGIDASCVTVDPRYPTGFQLKSRNDDGSDPTVEYFRKGSAASHLSCDDYVADYVLGARHLHLTGVAPAISATSCELAFRLAREMRAAGKTISFDPNLRPTLWPSADVMAKTLNALATLADWVLPGLAEGQQLTGHDTPADIAGFYLAQGARGVVIKLGAAGAYFRMADGREGTVSGEHVANVVDTVGAGDGFAVGVVSALLDGKPVEQAVARGNRIGALAIQVIGDSEGLPTRAALDRLENVSNRADRLEEIVTAQ from the coding sequence ATGAAAGCAGCACTCGATGTCGTGACCTACGGCGAAGCGATGGCGATGTTCATCGCCGCCGAGCCGGGCCACCTCACGCATGCGCAACAATTCACGAAGCGGATCGCGGGCGCGGACCTGAACGTCGCGATCGGCCTGGCACGGCTCGGCTTCCGGGTCGGCTGGATGAGCCGGGTCGGCCGCGATTCGTTCGGCGGCTACGTGCTCGACACGCTCGCGCGCGAAGGCATCGACGCGTCATGCGTGACCGTCGATCCGCGCTATCCGACCGGGTTCCAGCTGAAGTCGCGCAACGACGACGGCAGCGATCCGACCGTCGAGTATTTCCGCAAGGGCTCGGCCGCGAGCCACCTGTCGTGCGACGACTACGTGGCCGACTACGTGCTCGGCGCGCGTCACCTGCATTTGACGGGCGTCGCGCCGGCGATCTCCGCGACGTCGTGCGAGCTGGCGTTCCGTCTCGCACGCGAGATGCGCGCGGCCGGCAAGACGATCTCGTTCGACCCGAACCTGCGCCCGACGCTGTGGCCGTCCGCCGACGTGATGGCGAAGACGCTGAACGCGCTCGCCACGCTTGCCGACTGGGTGCTGCCGGGCCTCGCCGAAGGGCAGCAGCTGACCGGGCACGACACGCCGGCCGATATTGCGGGCTTCTATCTGGCACAGGGCGCACGTGGCGTGGTGATCAAGCTGGGCGCCGCAGGGGCGTACTTCCGCATGGCCGACGGCCGCGAGGGCACGGTGTCTGGCGAGCACGTCGCGAACGTGGTCGACACGGTCGGCGCCGGCGACGGCTTCGCGGTCGGCGTGGTCAGCGCGTTGCTGGACGGCAAGCCGGTCGAGCAGGCCGTCGCGCGCGGCAACCGCATCGGTGCGCTTGCGATCCAGGTGATCGGCGACTCGGAAGGCTTGCCGACCCGCGCGGCGCTCGATCGGCTCGAAAACGTCAGCAATCGCGCCGATCGCTTAGAGGAAATCGTCACCGCGCAATGA
- a CDS encoding TetR/AcrR family transcriptional regulator: MKPQRLTREQSRDQTRERLLNAAHRIFLKKGYVAASVEDIAAAAGYTRGAFYSNFHSKSDLLLDLLERDHDSVRADFEAIFEEGGPREQMESMALAYYRTLFRDDEYSLLWGEAKLQAARDAKFRVRFNQFLHGKRLQMAEFIQRFAERAGTPLLLPAETLAFGLMCLCDGVQSYYTADPQHVSANAAEAVLAGFFARVVLGRAPD, from the coding sequence ATGAAACCACAGCGCTTAACTCGCGAGCAGAGCAGGGACCAGACGCGCGAACGTCTGCTGAATGCCGCGCACAGGATTTTTCTGAAGAAAGGCTATGTCGCGGCGAGCGTCGAGGACATCGCGGCCGCGGCGGGCTACACGCGCGGCGCGTTCTACTCGAATTTCCACAGCAAGTCGGACCTGCTGCTCGACTTGCTCGAGCGCGACCATGATTCGGTGCGGGCCGATTTCGAGGCGATCTTCGAGGAAGGCGGGCCGCGCGAGCAGATGGAGTCGATGGCGCTCGCGTACTACCGGACGCTGTTTCGCGACGACGAATATTCGCTGCTGTGGGGCGAGGCGAAGCTGCAGGCGGCGCGCGACGCGAAGTTTCGCGTGCGCTTCAACCAGTTCCTGCACGGCAAGCGGCTGCAGATGGCCGAATTCATCCAGCGCTTCGCCGAGCGCGCGGGCACGCCGCTGCTGCTGCCGGCCGAGACGCTTGCGTTCGGGCTGATGTGCCTGTGTGACGGCGTGCAGTCGTACTACACGGCCGATCCGCAGCACGTGTCGGCCAACGCGGCCGAAGCGGTGCTCGCGGGGTTCTTCGCACGGGTCGTGCTCGGGCGCGCGCCGGACTGA
- a CDS encoding YeiH family protein — MPTAPTPPVSHAAPSMRGQMNGVLFVALFAAAVTSLSQLPAIAGLGLSPLIVGIVAGALYGNALRDGMPASWAAGVNFSARKLLRIAVAFFGLRVSLQEIAQVGLPGLTVSVLVVVSTLVIGTWVGMKVMKLDRDAALLTAAGSAICGAAAVLAFESTLQSKPHQSAMAVGSVVLFGTLSMFLYPLAYHAGLLNLDPAGLGLFFGGTIHEVAQVVGAASDISPEVTRVATIVKMTRVMLLVPVLLTLGWWLARSARSAHASADGAQGKRKVAVPWFALGFLGFVIVNSLNVLPADVTHTLNVLDTFALTMAMTALGIETRVSQIREAGPRALITGLILYVWLIAGGYGITWAVQHWLG; from the coding sequence ATGCCCACTGCTCCGACTCCCCCTGTCAGCCACGCCGCGCCGTCGATGCGCGGCCAGATGAACGGCGTGCTGTTCGTCGCGCTGTTCGCCGCCGCCGTCACCAGCCTGTCGCAACTGCCGGCGATCGCCGGGCTCGGCCTGTCGCCGCTGATCGTCGGCATCGTCGCGGGCGCGCTGTACGGCAACGCGCTGCGCGACGGCATGCCCGCCAGCTGGGCGGCCGGCGTCAACTTTTCCGCACGCAAGCTGCTGCGCATCGCGGTCGCGTTCTTCGGCTTGCGCGTGAGCCTGCAGGAAATCGCGCAGGTCGGCCTGCCGGGCCTGACGGTGTCGGTGCTGGTCGTCGTCAGCACGCTCGTGATCGGCACCTGGGTCGGCATGAAGGTCATGAAGCTCGATCGCGACGCGGCGCTGCTCACCGCCGCCGGCAGCGCGATCTGCGGCGCGGCCGCCGTGCTCGCATTCGAGTCGACGCTGCAGTCGAAGCCGCACCAGAGCGCGATGGCCGTGGGCAGCGTCGTGCTGTTCGGCACGCTGTCGATGTTCCTGTACCCGCTCGCGTATCACGCCGGTCTGCTCAACCTCGACCCGGCCGGCCTCGGCCTGTTCTTCGGCGGCACGATCCATGAAGTCGCGCAGGTGGTCGGCGCGGCGAGCGACATCAGCCCGGAAGTCACCCGCGTCGCGACGATCGTCAAGATGACCCGCGTGATGCTGCTCGTGCCGGTGCTGCTCACACTCGGCTGGTGGCTCGCCCGCTCCGCACGCTCGGCGCACGCCAGCGCCGACGGCGCGCAAGGCAAGCGCAAGGTGGCCGTGCCCTGGTTCGCGCTCGGCTTCCTCGGCTTCGTGATCGTCAACTCGTTGAACGTGCTGCCCGCCGATGTCACCCACACGCTGAACGTGCTCGACACCTTCGCGCTGACGATGGCGATGACCGCGCTCGGCATCGAGACCCGCGTGTCGCAGATCCGCGAAGCCGGCCCGCGCGCACTGATCACCGGCCTGATCCTGTACGTATGGTTGATCGCCGGCGGTTACGGGATCACCTGGGCCGTGCAGCACTGGCTTGGCTGA
- a CDS encoding efflux RND transporter permease subunit has protein sequence MSAPREEGRFNLSAWALRHQALVVYLIALATLAGILAYTRLAQSEDPPFTFRVMVIRTFWPGASARQVQEQVTDRIGRKLQETPAIDFLRSYSRPGESLIFFTMKDSAPVKDVPETWYQIRKKVGDIGYTLPPGVQGPFFNDEFGDVYTNIWTLEGDGFTPAQLHDYADQLRTVLLRVPGVGKVDYFGDPDQRIFIEVNNAQLTRLGISPQQLGQAINAQNDISSAGVLTTADDRVFVRPSGQFDNVAAIADTLIRINGRTFRLGDLATVKRGYDDPTVTQMRTAGPGASGHAVLGIGVTMQPGGDVIRLGKALDAESKQLQAQLPAGLKLTLVSSMPHAVSHSVDDFLEAVAEAVAIVLVVSLVSLGLRTGMVVVISIPVVLAVTALFMYLFDIGLHKVSLGTLVLALGLLVDDAIIAVEMMAVKLEQGYSRARAAAFAYTSTAFPMLTGTLVTVSGFLPIALAKSSTGEYTRSIFEVSAIALIASWFAAVVLIPLLGYHLLPERKKHAHEAHLPDDHEHDIYDTRFYQRLRGWIDWCIERRFVVLLITGALFVVALMGFSLVPQQFFPSSDRPELLVDLRLPEGASFAATLRETERLEKVLDKRPEIDHSVNFVGSGAPRFYLPLDQQLQLPNFAQFVVTAKSVKDREKLATWLETTLRDTFPAVRWRLSRLENGPPVGYPVQFRVSGDDIATVRSIAEKVAATMRGDARAVNVQFDWDEPAERSVRFELDQKKARELNVTSQDVSSFLAMTLSGTTVTQYRERDKLIAVDLRAPRPDRVDPAKLTGLAMPTANGPVPLGSLGRFTPTLEYGVVWERDRQPTITVQSDVRAGAQGIDVTHAIDGKLNALRAQLPVGYQINIGGSVEESAKAQTSINAQMPLMAIAVFTLLMIQLQSFSRVLMVVLTAPLGLIGVVGTLLLFGQPFGFVAMLGVIAMFGIIMRNSVILVDQIEQDIAAGHGRFDAIVGATVRRFRPITLTAAAAVLALIPLLRSNFFGPMATALMGGITSATVLTLFYLPALYAAWFRVKRDERDPRDGPPHGGTPAAPSGA, from the coding sequence ATGAGCGCTCCCCGCGAAGAAGGCCGGTTCAACCTGTCGGCATGGGCGCTGCGCCACCAGGCACTGGTCGTCTACCTGATCGCGCTCGCGACACTCGCGGGCATCCTCGCGTACACGCGGCTCGCACAATCCGAAGACCCGCCGTTCACGTTCCGCGTGATGGTGATCCGCACCTTCTGGCCCGGCGCGAGCGCGCGGCAGGTGCAGGAGCAGGTGACCGACCGGATCGGCCGCAAGCTGCAGGAAACGCCCGCGATCGACTTCCTGCGCAGCTATTCGCGCCCCGGCGAATCGCTGATCTTCTTCACGATGAAGGATTCGGCGCCCGTGAAGGACGTGCCCGAGACCTGGTACCAGATCCGCAAGAAGGTCGGCGACATCGGCTATACGCTGCCGCCCGGCGTGCAGGGCCCGTTCTTCAACGACGAGTTCGGCGACGTCTACACCAACATCTGGACGCTCGAAGGCGACGGCTTCACGCCTGCGCAGCTCCACGACTATGCGGACCAGTTGCGCACCGTGCTGCTGCGCGTGCCGGGCGTCGGCAAGGTCGACTACTTCGGCGACCCTGACCAGCGGATCTTCATCGAGGTGAACAACGCGCAGCTCACGCGCCTCGGCATCTCGCCGCAGCAGCTCGGGCAGGCGATCAACGCGCAGAACGACATCTCGTCGGCCGGCGTGCTGACGACCGCCGACGATCGCGTGTTCGTGCGGCCGAGCGGCCAGTTCGACAATGTCGCCGCGATCGCCGACACGCTGATCCGCATCAACGGCCGCACGTTCCGGCTCGGCGATCTCGCCACCGTGAAGCGCGGCTACGACGATCCGACCGTCACGCAGATGCGGACGGCCGGTCCTGGCGCGAGCGGCCATGCCGTGTTGGGCATCGGGGTGACGATGCAGCCGGGCGGCGACGTGATCCGCCTCGGCAAGGCACTCGATGCCGAATCGAAGCAGCTGCAGGCGCAATTGCCGGCCGGCCTCAAGCTGACTCTGGTGTCGAGCATGCCGCATGCGGTGTCGCATTCCGTCGACGATTTCCTCGAAGCCGTCGCCGAAGCCGTCGCGATCGTGCTGGTCGTGAGCCTCGTGTCGCTCGGCCTGCGCACCGGGATGGTCGTCGTGATCTCGATTCCGGTCGTGCTCGCCGTCACCGCCCTCTTCATGTACCTGTTCGACATCGGGCTGCACAAGGTGTCGCTCGGCACGCTGGTGCTCGCGCTCGGGCTGCTCGTCGACGACGCGATCATCGCGGTCGAGATGATGGCCGTGAAGCTCGAGCAGGGCTACAGCCGCGCACGCGCCGCCGCGTTCGCGTACACGAGCACCGCCTTTCCGATGCTGACGGGCACGCTCGTCACGGTGTCGGGCTTCCTGCCGATCGCGCTCGCGAAATCGAGCACCGGCGAGTACACGCGCTCGATCTTCGAGGTGTCGGCGATCGCGCTGATCGCGTCGTGGTTCGCGGCCGTCGTGCTGATCCCGCTGCTCGGCTATCACCTGCTGCCCGAGCGCAAGAAGCACGCGCACGAAGCGCACCTGCCGGACGATCACGAGCACGACATCTACGACACGCGTTTCTACCAGCGGCTGCGCGGCTGGATCGACTGGTGCATCGAGCGGCGCTTCGTCGTGCTGCTGATCACCGGCGCGCTGTTCGTCGTCGCGCTGATGGGCTTCTCGCTCGTGCCGCAGCAGTTCTTCCCGAGCTCCGATCGCCCCGAGCTGCTGGTCGACCTGCGGCTGCCCGAAGGCGCATCGTTCGCGGCGACGCTGCGCGAGACCGAACGCCTCGAGAAGGTGCTCGACAAGCGGCCCGAGATCGACCATTCGGTGAACTTCGTCGGCAGCGGCGCACCGCGCTTCTACCTGCCGCTCGACCAGCAGCTGCAATTGCCGAACTTCGCGCAGTTCGTCGTCACCGCGAAATCGGTCAAGGATCGCGAGAAGCTCGCGACCTGGCTCGAAACCACGCTGCGCGACACGTTCCCGGCCGTGCGCTGGCGCCTGTCGCGGCTCGAGAACGGGCCGCCCGTCGGCTACCCCGTGCAGTTCCGCGTGAGCGGCGACGATATCGCGACGGTGCGCTCGATCGCCGAGAAAGTCGCGGCGACGATGCGCGGCGACGCCCGCGCCGTGAACGTGCAGTTCGACTGGGACGAGCCGGCGGAGCGCTCGGTGCGCTTCGAACTCGACCAGAAGAAGGCGCGCGAGCTGAACGTCACGTCGCAGGACGTATCGAGCTTCCTCGCGATGACGCTGTCCGGCACGACCGTCACGCAGTATCGCGAACGCGACAAGCTGATCGCGGTCGACCTGCGCGCGCCGCGTCCCGATCGCGTCGACCCCGCGAAGCTCACGGGCCTCGCGATGCCCACCGCGAACGGCCCCGTGCCGCTCGGCTCGCTCGGCCGCTTCACGCCGACGCTCGAATACGGCGTCGTGTGGGAGCGCGATCGCCAGCCGACCATCACCGTGCAGTCCGACGTGCGCGCCGGCGCACAGGGCATCGACGTCACGCATGCGATCGACGGCAAGCTGAATGCGTTGCGCGCGCAACTGCCGGTCGGCTATCAGATCAACATCGGCGGGTCGGTCGAGGAGAGCGCGAAGGCGCAGACGTCGATCAACGCGCAGATGCCGCTGATGGCGATCGCCGTGTTCACGCTGCTGATGATCCAGCTGCAGAGCTTCTCGCGCGTGCTGATGGTCGTGCTGACCGCGCCGCTCGGGCTGATCGGCGTGGTCGGCACGCTGCTGCTGTTCGGCCAGCCGTTTGGCTTCGTCGCGATGCTCGGCGTGATCGCGATGTTCGGGATCATCATGCGCAACTCGGTGATTCTGGTCGACCAGATCGAGCAGGACATCGCGGCCGGCCACGGACGCTTCGACGCGATCGTCGGCGCGACCGTACGGCGCTTCCGCCCGATCACGCTGACGGCCGCGGCCGCCGTGCTCGCACTGATCCCGCTCTTGCGCTCGAACTTCTTCGGGCCGATGGCGACCGCGCTGATGGGCGGGATCACGAGCGCGACCGTGCTGACGCTGTTCTACCTGCCCGCGCTGTACGCCGCGTGGTTCCGCGTGAAGCGCGACGAACGCGACCCGCGCGACGGCCCGCCGCACGGCGGCACGCCTGCCGCACCGTCGGGAGCCTGA